The following coding sequences are from one Epinephelus fuscoguttatus linkage group LG5, E.fuscoguttatus.final_Chr_v1 window:
- the LOC125888869 gene encoding gap junction alpha-6 protein, which produces MGDWSILGRFLSEVQNHSTVIGKIWLTMLLIFRILLVALVGDAVYSDEQSKFTCNTQQPGCNNVCYDTFAPVSHLRFWVFQIVLVSTPSIFYIVFVLHKIAKDEKLDGQRAQVVAQRPPRQRCGHMGKDGVEALRVDMPTYCPHYREEWDARERERVEHNSLGEDYGEVGEDPTQQSNQVLLIYILHVLLRSVMEITFLVGQYFLFGFEVPHLYRCETYPCPTRTDCFVSRATEKTIFLNFMFSISLGCFVLNIAELHYLGWVYIFRILCSACSTCCGQKRDTVRLYSNHNPLLLQLRHSLRGQLVLQTPAAMAPEKTGGLLTHTPAISFETDSTVECTSKRSPDSRDKVKVKLANMARLGRTKKSWL; this is translated from the coding sequence ATGGGTGACTGGTCTATACTGGGTCGCTTCCTGTCTGAGGTTCAAAACCACTCTACAGTGATCGGCAAGATCTGGCTCACCATGCTGCTCATTTTCCGCATCCTGCTGGTGGCCTTGGTGGGTGATGCTGTCTACAGTGACGAACAGTCCAAGTTTACCTGTAACACCCAGCAGCCTGGATGCAATAATGTCTGTTACGACACCTTTGCTCCTGTTTCACATCTACGGTTCTGGGTCTTCCAAATTGTGCTGGTCTCCACCCCATCCATCTTCTACATAGTTTTTGTCCTGCATAAGATTGCCAAGGATGAGAAGTTGGATGGCCAAAGAGCACAGGTGGTAGCCCAGCGGCCTCCAAGACAAAGATGTGGGCACATGGGAAAGGATGGTGTGGAGGCCCTGAGGGTCGACATGCCCACCTACTGCCCTCATTACAGGGAGGAATGGGATGCAAGGGAGAGGGAACGAGTGGAACACAACTCTCTGGGTGAGGATTATGGTGAGGTAGGAGAGGACCCCACTCAGCAGTCCAACCAGGTTCTGCTCATTTACATTCTTCATGTGTTACTAAGATCTGTCATGGAGATCACCTTCCTGGTGGGCCAGTACTTCTTGTTCGGGTTTGAGGTGCCTCACCTGTACCGCTGTGAGACCTACCCATGCCCTACACGTACAGACTGCTTTGTGTCACGTGCCACTGAGAAAACCATCTTCTTGAACTTCATGTTCAGCATCAGTTTGGGCTGCTTTGTGCTCAACATAGCAGAGCTCCACTACCTGGGCTGGGTCTACATTTTCCGCATCCTCTGCTCAGCCTGCTCCACCTGCTGTGGTCAGAAGAGGGACACCGTCAGACTGTACTCAAACCACAAccccctcctgctgcagctcaggCATTCCCTGAGGGGTCAGCTGGTTTTGCAGACCCCAGCAGCCATGGCCCCAGAGAAGACTGGGGGTCTGCTCACACATACCCCAGCTATCTCTTTTGAGACAGACTCAACTGTGGAATGTACCTCCAAGAGAAGTCCAGACAGCAGAGACAAGGTGAAGGTCAAGCTGGCTAACATGGCGAGGCTGGGACGGACTAAGAAGTCTTGGCTATAA